ATCAAACCACAAACCCTCAATTCGCACATTGCCCTGCGCATCTTTGGAATAATAAGCATCGGCATCGGGCAAAGCAAAGCCACCTGTTCCGAAATCGAACTCAAAGCCAAGCAGAGAAGAAATAGAGACGCTGCGCTTAAAAGTAGCTGCCGGAAAAGGCGATTGTGTGGCGTTTTCGTTGGCAACAAACATAACTTTATTAAGTGTGGGACTTTGCAGCGAAGAGAAATTCCACATTTGTGCAGTAAGGGCATCGGCAATGCCTGCATTGATATTTTGCGGAAGTGCCTGTGTTTTTGTCCACAGATTAGTACCAATTTGCGGCAAGTCGGAGGGAGTAATACTTATTTGTGCCCAAGTATTTTGGTACATTCCGAGCAAAATAAAGCAGCAGAACAAAGCTGTGTGTGTATGTTGTAAAAATGGAAAGCGCATAGATAAAAGCAAGTGCTGAAATTTTATCAAAAATAAGTATTCATGTAAAATATAGGGTTAATTATTTAGCTCATCATATAAACCCAAATATTAAACGCAACCCCACCCAAAAACTGCCAAATTTCTGGGGTGATGCCAGATAAGAAATTTTTTCTTTTTGTATATTTTTTTTATAAATATCAAATCGATAACCTAACGAACCCTGCAATCCCAAATTTACTGAATGTTTGCCTTTAGCATATTTCCATGATGCCAAATCTTTGCCGACAACGCTTATAGATATTTCGTTAAAGAAACCATTATTTATAAAATTATATGTCTTTTCATTCCTAAAATAAGGATTACTTATAAAGGTTGAATCAATATCAATCCCAAAATTAGAGGTTGAATCAATTACAAAAACCATATCCGACGTGTCTATAACTATCGGGCTAATTGTTTCGTCAAAAGGAGGGCGATTCCATTCAGGAATAACATTACTAAAATCCTGATTAATTTTTTGAGTAGAATTATATTGCCGGAAACCCAAAATTATTTCAGGGATCAGATACAATTTCTTTATTTTGTTTATGTTGGTTAGGGGTATGTAATGTTGTATTTTAAGAGCCAACCCCCAACTTTTGGCAGAATTTTGAGATTCAGGTATAGAATAAGAAGTAAATCCGGCGACTCCCACATATAATTTATTGCTAATTCGCCGATTTACAGCCATTTCCCATTCAGTAAGCGGTCTATTATAGGGATACTTTACATCAAAACCAAAGTATAGCTGGCGTATAGCCATTTGCATTTCATATTTAGCAGAAGGAGATGCTTCTTGAGCTTGCAATACATATATCCCTATCAACAAAGAAATGATTAAAGTAAAAAGTTTCATATCAAATAACTTTAAATAACAGGACACAAGCTACATAAAAATCGTATATAAAACAATAAAAAAATTGTTTTTGTAAAAAATCCCTCGTAAACAAAAATTTAGAGGGACTTTTTATCATTTTAAATACTTCCTTTAAGCATCAATTTTAGCATATTTGGCGTGGCTTTCTATAAATTCGCGGCGCGGCGGCACTTCGTCACCCATCAGCATAGAAAACACGCGGTCGGCTTCGGCGGCACTGTCAATGCTCACGCGGCGCAGGGTGCGTTCTTCGGGGTTCATGGTAGTTTCCCACAATTGTTCGGCGTTCATCTCACCCAAACCTTTGTAGCGTTGTGTTTTCACCGAGTTGTCGTTGTCGCCTTTACTAAAGCGGCGCACAGCCTCTTCGCGTTGTGTTTCGCTCCAGCAATACTGAAAATCTTTGCCCCTATACACACGATACAAAGGCGGCTGTGCAATATAGATATAGCCATTTTCTATAAGTTCTTTCATTTTACGGAAAAAGAAAGTCAGTATCAAAGTGCTGATGTGACTGCCGTCAATATCGGCATCGCACATAATAATAATTTTTTGATAGCGCAATTTGTCAATATTGAGGCTTTTATCATCTTGTTGGTACACCCCCAAAGCAGTGAAGATGTTTTTTATTTCCTCATTTTCATAAATTTTATGCTCCATCGCTTTTTCTACATTCAATATTTTACCGCGCAGGGGCAAAATAGCCTGAAACTCGCGATTGCGCCCTTGTTTGGCAGTTCCGCCAGCCGAGTCACCTTCCACCAAATATATTTCGCATTTGGCTGGGTCGTCATTGGCGCAGTCGGCTAATTTGCCGGGTAATCCGCCGCCGCCGAGTGCGCCTTTGCGTTGCACGAGTTCGCGGGCTTTGCGGGCAGCATAGCGGGCAGTGGCAGCCAACACCACCTTTTGCATAATCTGGCGGGCGATATTGGGATTTTCTTCTAAATAATTATTGAGGGCATCGCTCGTAATCGTATCCACGATGCCTGTCACTTCAGAGTTGCCGAGTTTGGTTTTGGTTTGTCCTTCAAATTGGGGCTCAGGAACTTTTATGCTGATAAGAGTGGTAAGTCCTTCACGAAAATCATCGCCGGTAATATCTACTTTGAGCTTTGCAAAAAAACCATTTTTGTCGCCATAGCCCTTGAACACGCGCGTCAGTGCACGCCGAAAACCTGCCACATGTGCGCCGCCTTCAATAGTATTGATATTATTGACATAAGAGTGTATATTTTCGTTGTAAGAGGTATTATATTGCAAAGCTATCTCTACAGAAACATTATCGCGCTCGCCTTCTACATACAAAGGTTTTTCTATGAGGGCTTGTCGGGTTTTGTCAAGATACTGCAAAAACTCCACTAAGCCGCCTTCAGAATAAAAAACATGGGAAGGATATTCTCCCTTTTCGTCTTTTTCGCGGCGGTCGGTGAGGGTAAGGCGGATATTGCGATTAAGAAAAGCCAACTCACGCAAGCGGGCAGAAAGTGTATCGTAATTATACACACCCACCGTAAAAATGCTTTCATCGGGCTTAAAGGTGGTGGTGGTGCCGCTCCGACTGCTATTGCCCATTTCTTTTACGGGATAAAGTGGTGCGCCGCAACTGTATTCCTGCTGATACATTTTACCTTCGCGCTCCACCACTACTTTTAATAGTGTAGAGAGTGCATTGACACAAGATACGCCTACACCGTGCAAGCCGCCGGATACTTTATAAGTATTTTTGTCAAATTTACCGCCGGCGTGCAATACAGTCATTACCACTTCCAATGCCGAGCGACCTTCTTTTTGGTGCATCGCTACCGGAATACCGCGACCGTCATCTTGCACAGTGATAGAATTATCTTCATTAATCCATACATCTATATTTTTGGCATAGCCCGCTAAGGCTTCATCTATAGAGTTATCTACTACTTCATATACCAAATGGTGCAAACCTTTTACGCCCACATCACCGATATACATCGCCGGACGTTTGCGGACGGCTTCTAATCCCTCTAAAACCTGTATGCTGTCGGCACCATAGTAATTATTGGGTTGCTGATTTTCAGACATGCTGTATTTTTTTATTTATTAATAACAAAAGATAAACAGCAAAGTTATGAAAAAAAAATCTGATTTTAAAAAAAGCGGAAAAGCAACTTAGGAGTATTTCAAAGGGCAAAAACAGTTGCTGTTTGCTAATATAAAATATTTTTATTTATCGCATAGATACACGCATACCGTTGATATATTTTACAACGAAAGCATTTTGATACCCCAACTGACGTAATTTATTTCGGTGCTGTTTAGCAGTTTCGTAGTCATTAAAATTACCCGACATATATTTATACACACTTTCAATCTGTTCAATATGCACATCATTCTGAAGGGGGCGCAAATAAATGTCTTTTGCAGACAGTTGCTTTTTGAAAGCACCTATCTGCACTTTATATTCGGCAGTGATATTATTGGAAACAGCCATCGGCTCTAAGGTAAAGTTATTATTATTGGGTAAAGGCAAGGGAGGTACTGTGGTATCTACGCTGCCATAAAGAGTAACAGGGTCAGATTTGGGTATTTTTTTACTGCTGTCGGGTTTTTCGGCACTTATATTATTATTTTTATGTTGATTTTTGTTGCCGCCGGAAGAAGAAGCAATACCGCTATAAGTAGAACTACTATTATTATTGGTATTGTTTTTAGGCGGATTCTCGCTTTTTGTAGCTACAGGAATAGTAGGCAAGTAATCGCCGGAACGCTGCACTACCTGACGACTGCCGTAGAGTGTTATTTGAATAAGATGTGGGGCTTTTTTGCCGCGTGTAGAAACCATCTGCACGCCATCAATGCGGAAACCCGCACCGGCTATCTGAGCAATGGTATAATCGCGGTCAGGATCTACATCAAAACTGAACATACCGTCTGCCTGTGTGACAAAGGTTTTTTTCACCTTAGAAGCATTATCTGTGAGTTCTACCGTACCCTTGTCAATAGGACTGGCGGTTTCACTGTCAATCAAAGAGCCGATGATATATATTTTAGATTCCTGACGTTTTTTGGCAGGAGCAGGTGTTGCATAAGCGGTCGCACTTGCCATTTCTTCAGGCTCAGGAATTTCGCTGTATTCTTGTTGTTCCGCCTCTACCATCAAATCGCTGCCTTGTCTGCGTAATTCCTGTGCTTTTTCGCCTTTGATAATAACCTGAAAAATATCGTCGTTGCCATTGCGGTTTGATGAAATAAAACCATTGTCTTTGTCGGTATTGAGCACCAGAGTAAAATCATCGGTAGCATCATTGACAGGATAGCCCATATTACGCGGCGGCTCCCATTCGTTGTTGAGTCGCAACGTATAATACACATCTAATCCGCCAAAACCGCCCAAGCCATTGGAAGCAAAATACAAAGTGCCGTCTTCGTGTATAAAAGGAAACATTTCATCACCGGCAGAATTGACGACAGCACCCAAGTTTTTAGGCTCACCCCATTTTTTATAGCGATACTCTGCCATATACAAATCTTTGCCGCCATAGCCGCCCACTTTATCGGAAGTAAAAAACAAATAATGTCCATCGGGCGAAATAGCAGCGTGTCCGGCAGAGAAACTACCATCTTCGGAATTAAAAGGCAACTCCTCCGGCTCCGACCATTTACCGCTTCTTTTTTTGGATTGATAAATTTTCAAAACCGCCAGTCCGTTTTTATTCTTTTTACCGTCATTGCGTGTAAAATACATCGTATTGCCATCGGCAGTAAAAGTTGCGGGTCCTTCGTGATAGTGGCTTTCGTTCCAATCTTTCACCTGCATCGGCTCGCTCCAAGTATAAGCTCCCGAAGGTTCGGTATAGTACATATCTACATAGCTTTCGCCCGTCCAACCCGATTTTCGCTCTATGTTCTGGTTCGGGCGGGCAGAAGTGAAGACAATACCATTGTTGTAATAAACGGCGGCAAAGTCAGATTCTTTTACATTAAAAGGCAAATTGCGCAAGCTGTATTGAGAGGAGTCGCGCAGATATTCTTCTACATGGTAGCACCAATCCATTAGCTTAATGGCGCGTGTATCGCGCGGCGACTTTTCGGTATATTTTTTCAAAATATCCAAAGCATCGCTGTATTTACGATTGTTCATCAGCACCTGTGCATAATTAAGTTGCAAAGCGGCATTATTTTTATCCAAGCGCAAGGCTTTGCGATACCACAGTTCGGCTTGTTTATAATTGCTGATTTTTTGATAACAATCGGCTAATTGAGCAGTAGCTTCACCATCTTTTTTCTTTTTTTTCAGATAATCGTTGTACAGTTCAATAGCTTTGGCATAATTAAAATGCGTGTAATGCTCCTGCGCGGCGCGCAAAGCAGCCTTTTGTGCCTGCAATGTTTGGAAAGAGGCGGCAATTCCAAACGTGCATAACAAAAACAATGAGAAAATATGTTTCATAACTTAGCCTTTTATTCTTTCTTTTTATCAGGTAACAAGGCAAAGACTAAGCCAATCTCACAATTAAGTTATAAAACATTAAAAAACAATATTTTATATAGATTTATTAATACCTTACTATATCTAAAAATCATTTATACAGGGTATTTTTTTGTATAAAAAAATAGACAATTTAAGGTTTTTCTATTTAATTATTTTTTGATAAAAATAAGCTGTTTCGTGATGTATAATGAGAAGATAAACTCCGGCTTGCCAAGTTGAAGTATCTATACTGCCAGAAATGGTAGCAGCCTGTTTGATTATTTTTCCGGTGCTGTCGTAAATAAATATTTGGCTGTTCGGCGGTATGGAAGCGGGCAGTTGAATGTAAATTTTATCAAAAAAAGGATTTGGGTAGATGCGCGGTTCAAGCGGAGTGGTTGTCGTAAAAGGAAGGGCATTGACGAGGTCGTTTTCATAAGCACCCATATCGGGCAAAGAGTTGGCGGGCAGAGGGCGGTCGTTGCCTTCGAGGTCGTTGAAGAGTACCGTACCCTCCCCCGCAAAAGCTGCATTGATACAAGGGCTTTCGTTGCGCAGACGAAAATCGTCTTTTGCCACAAACAGCGGCTCATCGCCGATATTGCCGTTACCTTCCCAGTTGTTGCGTAAACAAGAATAGCTAATATGAGCCGTTGCATTGTTCAGCAGCAACTCAGAGCCGCAAGTAGATTCATTCCAAGTGATAGAATTATTTAAATACAGATTTGCTCCATTTTCTGCCGTAATACCGATACCCGGCACACAAACCTGTCCGGCGTAGTCCCAACTATTGCTCGCGATGGTAACAAAATCAGCCGCCACCTGCGCCGCTGCGCCATTCATATACATACCCGCACCATTATAATCTGTTCCGTTGCCGCTCATAATATTGCGCACCAAAGCACTTTGAGCGATATTTAAAGTATCGTTTTGCACAAAAATCGCCGCTCCGTAGCCACTTCCATTATCCAAAGCAATACAAGTATTGCGGCTAATAAAGCAGTGTTGTATTTGCTGTTGTCCGTTTTCTAAAAAAAGTCCCGCTCCCTGAATATCAAAAGCCAAAGCCGAATTAGCAGTAAGTTGGCAATGACTGAGTTGCATATCGCCACTTTGCGCATACACACCTGCACCCTGCACATACCAGCCTTCGGCATAGTTTTTTTCTATGCTTCCGCCTATGTACTGCAAATTCTCATTATAAACTGCATATAATCCCACACCTGCTACCTGTATGCCTTTGGCGGTATTATTGGTGATGATACAATTTTCAAAGCGCGAAGCCTGCGTATTGCTTATCCACACACCCGCCCCCTGCGAAGTATTATCCGAAAAAGCATCTTCCCAATCATTCAAACAACGATTGTAAGCGATATAACAATTTAAAAATTGTACGCTACCGCCTTCTGCATAAATACCCGCACCTTTGTTGTGTATTGTTTCCAATTCATTTTCAACTATTTTCAGATTTTCCGCCACCACTTTGCTGTCAAGTAGATACAAACCTCCTCTTCCTTCGCGCAACGTAAAATTTTTGATAAAAGCACTATTAATATGGTTCAGAGAAATGACGGGTGCTGTATTATTGCTGCCGTTGATGATAGTATTATCGCTATTGCCGGAACTGATAAGGTACAAATTTTCAACATTGCTCCAGATGATATTTTCGTAGTAAGTACCTGCTGCTACCACAATACTGTCGCCCGCCTGTGCCGCATCTATTGCCGCCTGAATATTGTTGAATGAAGCAGGAACAGACAATATTTCGGCGTGCGCACGCTCCTCAAAAAAAACAATTATGAGACATAACAATAAAACAGATATATTTTTCATACAAAACACAGCAAATTTAACAAATACAAAAATAACCCGTTTGTGCCGAAAATACAGAAAAAAATCAAAAACCAATAGATTTTGCAGCATAAGTGCTCATTTTTTACAACAAAGCAAATACTTTGTGATTCTGTTGGCAATAATATATGTTTGAGTTTTTGGATAGCATGCTGAATGTGCTTACTTTTGTGCGGTTTTTTCATTCATCAAATCAGGCTGTATAGTTTCACATGTCAAAAACTACTTTTTATCCGCTCGTTGTAAAAGAAATTAAACGCGAAACCGCAGATACCGTTTCTATTGTTTTATCAGTGCCTGAGCATTTGAAATCCGCATTTGCATATAAGCAGGGGCAATATTTAACTTTCAAATACAATGAGGGAAAAGAAGAATTACGCCGTTCCTATTCTATTTGTTCCAATCCTTATATTGGTGAAGATTTGCGGGTAGCAGTAAAAAAAATAGAAAGTGGCAAATTTTCATCTTATGCTGTTGAGCGTCTGCAAGTAGGCGACACACTCGAAACACTACCGCCCGAAGGCAATTTTTTCACCGAATTAAGCAACGACCAACAAAAAAGCTATGTAGCAGTAGCGGCGGGCAGCGGCATTACTCCAATTTTTTCTATTTTGAAATCTGTGCTTTCGCAAGAGCCTGAAAGTCGTTTTTTATTATTGTATATCAACCGCAATCCAAAAGAAGTAATTTTCAAATCAGAACTACAAGCGTTGGAAGAAAAACAAGGAGGTCGTTTGCAGGTGATTTATTATTACAGCCGCCACACGATGTCGCAGTTGCCTCCAATAATGGAAGCGGGGCGTTTAGATGCTGCCAAATGGCAAACCTTGTGTGCTTTTTATCCCCAACTTACCAAGGGCGATGAATATTTTTTTTGCGGTCCTTATGAGATGGTGGAAATGTTGCGCCACGCGCTGCAAGGTCAATCTATACCTGCGGCACATATTCACTACGAACTCTTTACGCCGCCGCCCGCCACTGCCGGCGAAACAAATACCATAGCCACAGCAAGCGGTGAAAGCCTCCTGAGCGAAGTAAGTGTTATTATTGACGACGAAACCACCACCTTTCTATTGGCATCGGACGGCAAAAACATTTTAGATGCTGCCTTAGACGAAAACGCCGACCTTCCTTATGCTTGCAAAGGAGCTGTATGCTGCACCTGCCGCGCCAAAGTATTAGAAGGCAAAGTGCTGATGACAAAAAACCACGCTTTGAGTGCAGACGAAGTAGCAGCCGGTTTTATCCTCACCTGCCAAAGCCACCCGCTTACGCCGCGCGTGTGCATCAGTTTTGACGAAGTGTAGCAAAAAATGCTACTTTATCTACACAAAAGAGCATATTATTCTTTTTTTAAAAAAGAATTTTCAAAAAAAGAATTTTCAAAGTGTAAAAAACACACTAAGTTTGTTTGTAATTTGATGACGGTTTAAGTTTTTTATAGTTTTAAAAGAAAACAAATCGCTTAAATTCACCCTATTAGATGAGTATTACTATCACAAAAGATTTAAAAAAAATAGCGGTTTTCACTTCCGGAGGCGATGCACCGGGAATGAACGCCTGCATCAGAGCCGTAGTGCGTGCCTGTATTTATTATCAGCGCGAAGCGGTGGGCATTCGTCATGGCTACGAAGGTATGATTGACGGCGATTTTATACCACTCGGTGCGCGTTCGGTGAGCGGCATCATCAACGAAGGCGGCACCTTTTTAAAATCGGCACGCAGCGCACGTTTTTTCACACCCGAAGGTCGCGAAAAAGCCTACAAAAATCTCAAAAAAGCAGGCGTTGATGGTATAGTAGCCATCGGTGGCGACGGTACGCTTACAGGGGCGCATATATTTATGGAAGAATACGGCATTCCGGTCGTTGGTATTCCGGGTACTATTGACAACGACCTCATCGGCTGCGACTATACTTTGGGTTACGACACTGCCACTAACACCGCCATGCGAGCCGTTGATGCTTTGCGCGATACAGCATCTTCGCACGACCGTTTGTTTTTTGTGGAAGTAATGGGTCGCAACACAGGTTTTATAGCTTTGCGCGTAGCCATAGCGGGCGGTGCAGAAGCAGCCGTAATTCCGGAAGACAAGTTTTCGGTAGATGATTTGATTAGTATCCTTGAAAAAGGAGCGAACCGCAATAAAACGTCCAGCTTGGTAGTAGTAGCCGAAGGCGGCGACAGTGGCAGTTCGTTTGAGCTGGCACGCAAAGTGCGGCAGAGTTTCAACCATTACGATACGCGCGTATCTGTATTGGGGCATGTGCAGCGCGGCGGCAGCCCTACCTGCTACGACCGCATTCTTGCAAGCCGTTTGGGAGTATTGGCAGTAGAAGGATTATTACAAGGCTACAATGATGTGATGGTTGGTTTGGTAAATCGCCGCGCCACCTACACACCAATTTCCGAAGCGGTAAGCCGCCGCAACGACATAGATCAGGAATTGGTACGCATTGCCAAAATTTTGTCGGTATAAGCCAATAAAAATAAATTAATTTGATTTCAACCAATAATATTTTACCAACAACACACCATGATTATAGTAGCAGACAGCGGCTCTACCAAATGCGATTGGATAGCCGTAAAGCCGAACGGCGAGCGGGAAGAGTTGAATACGATGGGTTTTAATCCGTTTTTTCACAACGAAGATTTTATAGAAAATGAACTGCGTCGCCAAGAAGCTTTTTTAGAGTTAGGTCCTTTGGCAGAAAAGATATTTTTTTATGGAGCAGGGGCTTCGAGTGATGCCCTGCGAGCAGTGGTAAGGCGCGGATTGTCGCGAATATTTCCGAAAGCAGATATTCATGTGAGCCACGATTTAGACGGAGCTGCCTACGCCGTGTGGGACGGTCGTCCGGCGATTGTTTGTATTTTGGGTACAGGCTCTAATTCCTGTTTTGTGGACGAATACGGCAATGTTACACAAAAAGTGCCTGCACTTGGCTATATTTTAGGAGATGAAGGAAGTGGTTCTTATTTTGGTAAAAAGTTGTTGAGTAATTATTTATACGAAAAGCTGCCGGTACATATCCACAACCAATTCAAAGAACGCTATGAGTTGAGCAAAGAAGAAATTTTTCAAAATGTGTATATGAAGCCCAATTCCAATGTATATTTAGCTTCTTTTATGCGTTTTTTATCCGACAACCGCGATAATGATTTTGTGCGCAAAATGATTTATAAAGGGTTTTCGGAATTTATTTCCACACATATCTGGAAATACGAAAATCACCGCGAATTACCCGTACATTTTGTGGGGTCAGTAGCTTATTATTTTCAGGATTTACTGCGCGAAGAATCCCGTATTCATTACCTCAACATCGGCAATATCGTAAAGCAGCCAGTATTGAATTTAGTGGAATATCATATAAAAAAACAAAACATAAATTCGTAATAAAAAAACTACTTTGCAGTTACAAAAAAGCAACCGTACCGAAGAAAGGTATGGTTGCTTTTTTGTAAAAAAAATAAAAACCGTTGCAGACTATCACAGCTTTCACAACGGCACACATTCAATTAATCAAATAAAGAATGCATAATTAATTTTTATTATGAATGATTGTAAAACAATGTATGTAGTCTCTACAAACAATAGGTCTCTATTACCTTTATCTTATCTACAAATCGTTATACCAAATAAATATCTAAATGACACAGTGTGTAAAATCTTCTATTTTGTAATGATGTGGCTGATATTATTGCTAATATAAGCCACTTTAAATGGAATTGAATTAGTAAAATAACTATGCCAAATAGATATTTTAATGGTATTATACAACAATGAAAACATTATATTTTACATTTTTATATCACCAACAATTTACAAACGCCCTTTTTAATATCATCTACTACGGAGGGGTCTAAAAGTGTGGTAATATCGCCCAGATTAGAAGTATCGCCTTCGGCAATTTTTCTTAAAATACGACGCATAATTTTGCCACTTCTCGTTTTGGGCAAGCCGCTTACAAATTGTATTTTATCGGGTTTGGCGATAGGTCCTATAATCCTCGATACTGTTTCCAAAATATCTTTGCGGGTGAGTTCCATGTCGGTGACTTCGCTGTTGAGTATCACATAAGCATAAATGCCCTGCCCTTTGATGTCGTGCGGATAACCGACTACGGCACTCTCTACCACATCTACATACATATTGATAGCGTTTTCTACTTCGGCAGTGCCGATGCGGTGTCCGCTTACATTGAGTACGTCATCTACCCTGCCTGTAATGCGGTAATAGCCGTCCTCATCGCGTAGGCAACCATCTCCGGTGAAGTATTTTTCGGGATAGGCGGAGAAATAAGTTTGACGAAAACGCTCGTGGTCGCCGTAAGTGGTGCGCAACATACCCGGCCAGGGAGCAGCTATCACCAAATTACCACTCACGCCGTTGCCTTCTATCACATTGCCGTTTTCATCTACCAATTGCGGCTGCACACCGGGCAAGGGCAAAGTGGCAAAAGTCGGTTTTGTTTTGGTAATACCCGCCAACGGCGAAATCATAATACCACCGGTTTCGGTTTGCCACCAAGTATCTACAATAGGGCATTTTTCTTTTCCGATATATTTATTGTACCAGTTCCATGCTTCTTCGTTGATAGGCTCACCCACGGAACCCAGCACCTGCAAACTGCTCAAATCATATTTCTGTACATAATCCAATCCGTAGCCCATCAGTGAGCGAATGGCGGTGGGTGCAGTATAAAAAATATTAATTTTGTATTTATCGCAAATTTCCCAAAAGCGTCCGGCATTGGGATAAGTTGGTACGCCTTCAAACATCACCGTAGTAGCTCCGGCACTCAGAGGTCCATATAAAATATAAGAGTGCCCTGTAATCCAGCCGATGTCGGCGGTACAAAAATGCACTTGCCCGGGTTGGTACTGAAATACATTAACAAAAGTGTAATTTGCCCATACCATATAGCCGCCGCAGGTATGCACCACCCCTTTGGGCTTGCCGGTAGAGCCACTGGTATATAAAATAAACAACATATCTTCAGCGTCCATTTCCTGAGCTTCGCAATGATGTTGTCCGAGTGTTTCCACTTTATGGATTTCGGTAGTCCACCACGCATCTCGTCCTTTTATCATAGAAATAGGCGTGCGCGTATGCGTGAGCACAATTACTTTCTGAACACTGTTGCATTGGTCAAGCGCATCATCTACGGTAGCTTTCATAGGTATTTCTTTATTGCCGCGAAAAGCCCCATCTGTCGTAACCACTAATTTACATTGTGCGTCATTGATACGGTCAGCGATAGACTGTGCCGAAAAGCCGCCAAACACCACACTATGCACAGCCCCGACACGCGCACAAGCCAACACAGCTATTGCCAATTCAGGAATCATTGGCATATAAATACAAACCCTGTCGCCTTTTTGAATACCATTGTTTTGAAGCACATGAGCAAACTGGCATACTTTATCAAACAGTTGGCGATAAGTAAGTACACGGTGTGGTTCTTCGGGGTCATTGGGTTCCCAAAT
Above is a genomic segment from Sphingobacteriales bacterium containing:
- the pfkA gene encoding 6-phosphofructokinase, with amino-acid sequence MSITITKDLKKIAVFTSGGDAPGMNACIRAVVRACIYYQREAVGIRHGYEGMIDGDFIPLGARSVSGIINEGGTFLKSARSARFFTPEGREKAYKNLKKAGVDGIVAIGGDGTLTGAHIFMEEYGIPVVGIPGTIDNDLIGCDYTLGYDTATNTAMRAVDALRDTASSHDRLFFVEVMGRNTGFIALRVAIAGGAEAAVIPEDKFSVDDLISILEKGANRNKTSSLVVVAEGGDSGSSFELARKVRQSFNHYDTRVSVLGHVQRGGSPTCYDRILASRLGVLAVEGLLQGYNDVMVGLVNRRATYTPISEAVSRRNDIDQELVRIAKILSV
- a CDS encoding 2Fe-2S iron-sulfur cluster binding domain-containing protein; protein product: MSKTTFYPLVVKEIKRETADTVSIVLSVPEHLKSAFAYKQGQYLTFKYNEGKEELRRSYSICSNPYIGEDLRVAVKKIESGKFSSYAVERLQVGDTLETLPPEGNFFTELSNDQQKSYVAVAAGSGITPIFSILKSVLSQEPESRFLLLYINRNPKEVIFKSELQALEEKQGGRLQVIYYYSRHTMSQLPPIMEAGRLDAAKWQTLCAFYPQLTKGDEYFFCGPYEMVEMLRHALQGQSIPAAHIHYELFTPPPATAGETNTIATASGESLLSEVSVIIDDETTTFLLASDGKNILDAALDENADLPYACKGAVCCTCRAKVLEGKVLMTKNHALSADEVAAGFILTCQSHPLTPRVCISFDEV
- a CDS encoding right-handed parallel beta-helix repeat-containing protein, which codes for MLCLIIVFFEERAHAEILSVPASFNNIQAAIDAAQAGDSIVVAAGTYYENIIWSNVENLYLISSGNSDNTIINGSNNTAPVISLNHINSAFIKNFTLREGRGGLYLLDSKVVAENLKIVENELETIHNKGAGIYAEGGSVQFLNCYIAYNRCLNDWEDAFSDNTSQGAGVWISNTQASRFENCIITNNTAKGIQVAGVGLYAVYNENLQYIGGSIEKNYAEGWYVQGAGVYAQSGDMQLSHCQLTANSALAFDIQGAGLFLENGQQQIQHCFISRNTCIALDNGSGYGAAIFVQNDTLNIAQSALVRNIMSGNGTDYNGAGMYMNGAAAQVAADFVTIASNSWDYAGQVCVPGIGITAENGANLYLNNSITWNESTCGSELLLNNATAHISYSCLRNNWEGNGNIGDEPLFVAKDDFRLRNESPCINAAFAGEGTVLFNDLEGNDRPLPANSLPDMGAYENDLVNALPFTTTTPLEPRIYPNPFFDKIYIQLPASIPPNSQIFIYDSTGKIIKQAATISGSIDTSTWQAGVYLLIIHHETAYFYQKIIK
- a CDS encoding PD40 domain-containing protein, whose translation is MKHIFSLFLLCTFGIAASFQTLQAQKAALRAAQEHYTHFNYAKAIELYNDYLKKKKKDGEATAQLADCYQKISNYKQAELWYRKALRLDKNNAALQLNYAQVLMNNRKYSDALDILKKYTEKSPRDTRAIKLMDWCYHVEEYLRDSSQYSLRNLPFNVKESDFAAVYYNNGIVFTSARPNQNIERKSGWTGESYVDMYYTEPSGAYTWSEPMQVKDWNESHYHEGPATFTADGNTMYFTRNDGKKNKNGLAVLKIYQSKKRSGKWSEPEELPFNSEDGSFSAGHAAISPDGHYLFFTSDKVGGYGGKDLYMAEYRYKKWGEPKNLGAVVNSAGDEMFPFIHEDGTLYFASNGLGGFGGLDVYYTLRLNNEWEPPRNMGYPVNDATDDFTLVLNTDKDNGFISSNRNGNDDIFQVIIKGEKAQELRRQGSDLMVEAEQQEYSEIPEPEEMASATAYATPAPAKKRQESKIYIIGSLIDSETASPIDKGTVELTDNASKVKKTFVTQADGMFSFDVDPDRDYTIAQIAGAGFRIDGVQMVSTRGKKAPHLIQITLYGSRQVVQRSGDYLPTIPVATKSENPPKNNTNNNSSSTYSGIASSSGGNKNQHKNNNISAEKPDSSKKIPKSDPVTLYGSVDTTVPPLPLPNNNNFTLEPMAVSNNITAEYKVQIGAFKKQLSAKDIYLRPLQNDVHIEQIESVYKYMSGNFNDYETAKQHRNKLRQLGYQNAFVVKYINGMRVSMR
- the gyrB gene encoding DNA topoisomerase (ATP-hydrolyzing) subunit B; translation: MSENQQPNNYYGADSIQVLEGLEAVRKRPAMYIGDVGVKGLHHLVYEVVDNSIDEALAGYAKNIDVWINEDNSITVQDDGRGIPVAMHQKEGRSALEVVMTVLHAGGKFDKNTYKVSGGLHGVGVSCVNALSTLLKVVVEREGKMYQQEYSCGAPLYPVKEMGNSSRSGTTTTFKPDESIFTVGVYNYDTLSARLRELAFLNRNIRLTLTDRREKDEKGEYPSHVFYSEGGLVEFLQYLDKTRQALIEKPLYVEGERDNVSVEIALQYNTSYNENIHSYVNNINTIEGGAHVAGFRRALTRVFKGYGDKNGFFAKLKVDITGDDFREGLTTLISIKVPEPQFEGQTKTKLGNSEVTGIVDTITSDALNNYLEENPNIARQIMQKVVLAATARYAARKARELVQRKGALGGGGLPGKLADCANDDPAKCEIYLVEGDSAGGTAKQGRNREFQAILPLRGKILNVEKAMEHKIYENEEIKNIFTALGVYQQDDKSLNIDKLRYQKIIIMCDADIDGSHISTLILTFFFRKMKELIENGYIYIAQPPLYRVYRGKDFQYCWSETQREEAVRRFSKGDNDNSVKTQRYKGLGEMNAEQLWETTMNPEERTLRRVSIDSAAEADRVFSMLMGDEVPPRREFIESHAKYAKIDA